A window of the Gossypium hirsutum isolate 1008001.06 chromosome A05, Gossypium_hirsutum_v2.1, whole genome shotgun sequence genome harbors these coding sequences:
- the LOC107907250 gene encoding uncharacterized protein isoform X3 produces MATTHLTTQILRQTPPVCGSCRRATTTGTYSSSPLTITFKTRKESSPKNQKFKWARKLSLVEQSSPSKPTVDVEGLATFLYDDLPHLFDDQGIDRTGYDEQVKFRDPITKHDTISGCLFNISLLKVLFRPLFQLHWVKQTGPYEITTRWTMVMKFMPLPWKPELVFTGTSVMGINPNNGKFCSHVDFWDSIENNEYFSLEGLWDVFRQLRVYKTPDLETPRYQILKRTANYEVRKYEPFIVVETIGEKLSGSNGFNAVAGYIFGKNSTTEKIPMTTPVFTQALDPELSDVSIQIVLPSEKDISSLPDPSQETVKLRKVEGEVAAALKFSGKPTEDVVREKEKALRSNLMKDGLKPRMGCMLARYNDPGRTWSFTMRNEVLIWLEEFSLD; encoded by the exons ATGGCTACCACTCACCTTACAACTCAAATTCTCCGGCAAACCCCTCCTGTTTGCGGCAGTTGCCGACGTGCTACCACCACCGGAACCTATTCTAGTTCGCCTCTTACTATAACCTTTAAAACAAGAAAAGAATCAAGTCCGAAGAACCAAAAGTTCAAGTGGGCACGTAAGTTAAGCTTAGTGGAGCAAAGCAGCCCGTCAAAACCAACTGTTGATGTTGAAGGGTTAGCTACTTTCTTGTACGATGATCTTCCCCATCTGTTTGATGATCAAGGGATTGATAGGACGGGATATGACGAACAAGTCAAGTTTAGGGACCCTATAACAAAGCATGATACAATTAGTGGTTGTTTGTTTAACATTTCTTTGTTGAAAGTCCTCTTTAGGCCCCTGTTTCAATTGCATTGGGTCAAGCAG ACAGGACCTTATGAGATAACAACAAGGTGGACTATGGTGATGAAGTTCATGCCCTTGCCATGGAAGCCTGAGCTGGTCTTTACTGGAACTTCTGTCATGGGAATTAACCCAAACAATGGAAAGTTTTGTAGCCATGTG GACTTTTGGGATTCAATAGAGAACAATGAGTATTTTTCACTAGAAGGTTTATGGGATGTGTTTAGGCAG TTGCGGGTTTATAAGACTCCTGACTTAGAGACACCCAGATATCAGATACTAAAGAGGACTGCAAATTATGAG GTAAGGAAATATGAACCATTCATAGTGGTAGAAACAATTGGAGAGAAGCTATCAGGATCAAATGGCTTTAATGCTGTTGCTGG GTATATATTTGGTAAGAATTCAACAACAGAGAAGATACCAATGACTACTCCTGTGTTTACCCAAGCACTTGATCCCGAATTATCCGATGTATCCATCCAAATTGTTCTTCCATCTGAGAAAGATATAAGCAG TCTGCCAGATCCTAGTCAAGAAACAGTTAAGTTGAGAAAAGTGGAAGGAGAGGTTGCTGCAGCATTGAAGTTCAGTGGAAAACCAACAGAGGATGTTGTTCGTGAGAAAGAGAAAGCATTGCGCTCTAATCTTATGAAAGATGGTCTTAAACCAAGGATGGGTTGTATGCTTGCCCGTTACAATGATCCGGGACGAACATGGAGCTTTACAATG agaaatgaagtgCTGATTTGGCTTGAAGAGTTCTCTTTGGATTAG
- the LOC107907250 gene encoding uncharacterized protein isoform X1: protein MATTHLTTQILRQTPPVCGSCRRATTTGTYSSSPLTITFKTRKESSPKNQKFKWARKLSLVEQSSPSKPTVDVEGLATFLYDDLPHLFDDQGIDRTGYDEQVKFRDPITKHDTISGCLFNISLLKVLFRPLFQLHWVKQTGPYEITTRWTMVMKFMPLPWKPELVFTGTSVMGINPNNGKFCSHVDFWDSIENNEYFSLEGLWDVFRQLRVYKTPDLETPRYQILKRTANYEVRKYEPFIVVETIGEKLSGSNGFNAVAGYIFGKNSTTEKIPMTTPVFTQALDPELSDVSIQIVLPSEKDISSLPDPSQETVKLRKVEGEVAAALKFSGKPTEDVVREKEKALRSNLMKDGLKPRMGCMLARYNDPGRTWSFTMLLDLAINFPFLNKKEMKC from the exons ATGGCTACCACTCACCTTACAACTCAAATTCTCCGGCAAACCCCTCCTGTTTGCGGCAGTTGCCGACGTGCTACCACCACCGGAACCTATTCTAGTTCGCCTCTTACTATAACCTTTAAAACAAGAAAAGAATCAAGTCCGAAGAACCAAAAGTTCAAGTGGGCACGTAAGTTAAGCTTAGTGGAGCAAAGCAGCCCGTCAAAACCAACTGTTGATGTTGAAGGGTTAGCTACTTTCTTGTACGATGATCTTCCCCATCTGTTTGATGATCAAGGGATTGATAGGACGGGATATGACGAACAAGTCAAGTTTAGGGACCCTATAACAAAGCATGATACAATTAGTGGTTGTTTGTTTAACATTTCTTTGTTGAAAGTCCTCTTTAGGCCCCTGTTTCAATTGCATTGGGTCAAGCAG ACAGGACCTTATGAGATAACAACAAGGTGGACTATGGTGATGAAGTTCATGCCCTTGCCATGGAAGCCTGAGCTGGTCTTTACTGGAACTTCTGTCATGGGAATTAACCCAAACAATGGAAAGTTTTGTAGCCATGTG GACTTTTGGGATTCAATAGAGAACAATGAGTATTTTTCACTAGAAGGTTTATGGGATGTGTTTAGGCAG TTGCGGGTTTATAAGACTCCTGACTTAGAGACACCCAGATATCAGATACTAAAGAGGACTGCAAATTATGAG GTAAGGAAATATGAACCATTCATAGTGGTAGAAACAATTGGAGAGAAGCTATCAGGATCAAATGGCTTTAATGCTGTTGCTGG GTATATATTTGGTAAGAATTCAACAACAGAGAAGATACCAATGACTACTCCTGTGTTTACCCAAGCACTTGATCCCGAATTATCCGATGTATCCATCCAAATTGTTCTTCCATCTGAGAAAGATATAAGCAG TCTGCCAGATCCTAGTCAAGAAACAGTTAAGTTGAGAAAAGTGGAAGGAGAGGTTGCTGCAGCATTGAAGTTCAGTGGAAAACCAACAGAGGATGTTGTTCGTGAGAAAGAGAAAGCATTGCGCTCTAATCTTATGAAAGATGGTCTTAAACCAAGGATGGGTTGTATGCTTGCCCGTTACAATGATCCGGGACGAACATGGAGCTTTACAATG CTGCTGGATTTAGCCATAAATTTTCCCTTCTTGAACAAGAA agaaatgaagtgCTGA
- the LOC107907250 gene encoding uncharacterized protein isoform X2, with product MATTHLTTQILRQTPPVCGSCRRATTTGTYSSSPLTITFKTRKESSPKNQKFKWARKLSLVEQSSPSKPTVDVEGLATFLYDDLPHLFDDQGIDRTGYDEQVKFRDPITKHDTISGCLFNISLLKVLFRPLFQLHWVKQTGPYEITTRWTMVMKFMPLPWKPELVFTGTSVMGINPNNGKFCSHVDFWDSIENNEYFSLEGLWDVFRQLRVYKTPDLETPRYQILKRTANYEVRKYEPFIVVETIGEKLSGSNGFNAVAGYIFGKNSTTEKIPMTTPVFTQALDPELSDVSIQIVLPSEKDISSLPDPSQETVKLRKVEGEVAAALKFSGKPTEDVVREKEKALRSNLMKDGLKPRMGCMLARYNDPGRTWSFTMIVQSTSHSSVAAPNH from the exons ATGGCTACCACTCACCTTACAACTCAAATTCTCCGGCAAACCCCTCCTGTTTGCGGCAGTTGCCGACGTGCTACCACCACCGGAACCTATTCTAGTTCGCCTCTTACTATAACCTTTAAAACAAGAAAAGAATCAAGTCCGAAGAACCAAAAGTTCAAGTGGGCACGTAAGTTAAGCTTAGTGGAGCAAAGCAGCCCGTCAAAACCAACTGTTGATGTTGAAGGGTTAGCTACTTTCTTGTACGATGATCTTCCCCATCTGTTTGATGATCAAGGGATTGATAGGACGGGATATGACGAACAAGTCAAGTTTAGGGACCCTATAACAAAGCATGATACAATTAGTGGTTGTTTGTTTAACATTTCTTTGTTGAAAGTCCTCTTTAGGCCCCTGTTTCAATTGCATTGGGTCAAGCAG ACAGGACCTTATGAGATAACAACAAGGTGGACTATGGTGATGAAGTTCATGCCCTTGCCATGGAAGCCTGAGCTGGTCTTTACTGGAACTTCTGTCATGGGAATTAACCCAAACAATGGAAAGTTTTGTAGCCATGTG GACTTTTGGGATTCAATAGAGAACAATGAGTATTTTTCACTAGAAGGTTTATGGGATGTGTTTAGGCAG TTGCGGGTTTATAAGACTCCTGACTTAGAGACACCCAGATATCAGATACTAAAGAGGACTGCAAATTATGAG GTAAGGAAATATGAACCATTCATAGTGGTAGAAACAATTGGAGAGAAGCTATCAGGATCAAATGGCTTTAATGCTGTTGCTGG GTATATATTTGGTAAGAATTCAACAACAGAGAAGATACCAATGACTACTCCTGTGTTTACCCAAGCACTTGATCCCGAATTATCCGATGTATCCATCCAAATTGTTCTTCCATCTGAGAAAGATATAAGCAG TCTGCCAGATCCTAGTCAAGAAACAGTTAAGTTGAGAAAAGTGGAAGGAGAGGTTGCTGCAGCATTGAAGTTCAGTGGAAAACCAACAGAGGATGTTGTTCGTGAGAAAGAGAAAGCATTGCGCTCTAATCTTATGAAAGATGGTCTTAAACCAAGGATGGGTTGTATGCTTGCCCGTTACAATGATCCGGGACGAACATGGAGCTTTACAATG ATTGTGCAATCCACTTCTCATAGTTCTGTTGCAGCACCTAATCATTGA
- the LOC107907248 gene encoding pentatricopeptide repeat-containing protein At1g31430, with translation MLLQSQLRLFHFISRHYILSKQRLFSFHSPLTKRSCISLLKSCKSMNHLKQIQAQTFLLGLHQDCHTLNKLIAFCTDPTLGNFRYAEKIFNLVQYPSLFIYNVMIKTFVKKGSHNNAILVFGKLREQGLWPDNFTYPFVFKAIGSLGGAFEGQKIHGLVAKSALEFDAYVVNSLMDMYVQVGRIQCSKKLFDEMPQRDVVAWNVLISGLVKCGKFGDAVNLFGLMRKEGLVKPNEATIVSTLSACTALGRLDLGKEIDHYAREELELTTIMGNALLDMYCKCGCLDIARKLFDDMLRKNVNCWTSMVSGYVNVGQLAEARRLFEISPFRDVVLWTAMINGYVQFNCFDEAVGLFQEMQVQRVKPDKFVLVSLLTGCAKLGALEQGKWIHGYLNENRIILDTVVCTALIEMYAKCGCIEKALEIFYGLRKRDTASWTSIICGMAVNGETSKALELFSEMEQTNEKPDDITFIGVLSACSHGGLVEEGRKVFDSISKVYYMEPKLEHYACLIDLLCRAGLLVEVEKLIDDIPGKDNETIVPLYGSLLSACRTYGNVEMGERMAQRLVEIQSSDSSVHTLLSNIYASADRWEDVKKVREKMKDLGVKKVPGCSSIKVNGAITQS, from the coding sequence ATGCTCCTTCAAAGTCAGCTTCGGTTATTTCACTTCATTTCCCGCCATTACATTTTATCAAAGCAACGCCTTTTCTCGTTTCACTCTCCATTAACCAAGCGATCATGCATCTCTCTTCTCAAAAGCTGCAAATCCATGAACCACCTTAAGCAAATCCAAGCCCAAACCTTTCTACTTGGTCTGCACCAAGACTGCCACACTCTCAACAAGCTCATAGCTTTTTGTACAGACCCAACTCTTGGAAACTTTCGGTACGCTGAAAAGATCTTCAATCTCGTTCAATACCCATCTTTGTTTATTTACAATGTGATGATCAAGACGTTTGTGAAAAAGGGTAGTCATAATAATGCAATCTTGGTCTTTGGGAAGCTTAGAGAGCAAGGATTGTGGCCCGATAATTTTACCTATCCTTTTGTTTTTAAGGCAATTGGAAGCTTGGGAGGTGCTTTTGAAGGTCAAAAGATTCACGGGTTAGTAGCAAAATCTGCGCTTGAATTTGATGCTTATGTCGTTAATTCACTTATGGATATGTATGTTCAAGTGGGTCGGATTCAGTGTTCGAAGAAGTTGtttgatgaaatgcctcaaagaGATGTTGTTGCCTGGAATGTGTTGATTTCTGGGTTGGTGAAGTGTGGGAAGTTTGGAGATGCTGTGAATCTTTTTGGGCTGATGAGAAAAGAGGGTCTGGTTAAGCCTAATGAGGCTACAATTGTTAGTACTCTTTCGGCTTGCACGGCATTGGGAAGATTGGATCTTGGAAAGGAAATTGACCATTATGCAAGGGAGGAGCTTGAATTGACTACTATAATGGGGAATGCTTTGTTAGACATGTATTGCAAGTGTGGTTGTCTAGATATTGCCAGAAAACTTTTTGATGACATGCTGAGAAAAAATGTTAATTGTTGGACTAGTATGGTTTCTGGCTATGTAAATGTTGGTCAGCTGGCTGAAGCTAGACGGTTATTTGAGATAAGTCCATTTAGGGATGTAGTTCTTTGGACAGCCATGATTAATGGTTATGTGCAATTCAACTGTTTCGATGAGGCAGTTGGACTGTTTCAAGAAATGCAAGTCCAAAGGGTTAAACCAGATAAGTTTGTTTTGGTTTCTCTCCTAACAGGTTGTGCTAAGTTGGGAGCTCTTGAGCAAGGGAAATGGATTCATGGTTACCTTAATGAAAATAGAATTATTCTAGACACTGTTGTTTGTACAGCTCTTATCGAAATGTATGCAAAGTGTGGCTGCATTGAGAAAGCTCTGGAGATATTCTATGGGTTGAGAAAAAGGGATACTGCCTCTTGGACTTCAATTATATGCGGGATGGCAGTTAACGGGGAAACAAGCAAGGCACTTGAGTTATTCTCGGAAATGGAACAAACCAATGAAAAACCTGATGATATTACCTTTATAGGTGTTTTAAGTGCTTGTAGTCATGGAGGATTGGTTGAAGAAGGTCGTAAGGTTTTTGATTCCATATCAAAAGTGTATTATATGGAGCCAAAGTTGGAACACTATGCGTGTTTGATTGACCTACTTTGTCGAGCTGGACTGTTAGTTGAAGTAGAGAAGTTGATAGATGATATACCAGGCAAAGATAATGAAACCATTGTGCCCCTTTATGGTTCATTGCTTAGTGCTTGCAGGACCTATGGCAATGTTGAGATGGGAGAACGAATGGCTCAACGGCTAGTAGAAATTCAATCAAGTGATTCAAGCGTTCATACACTTCTGTCCAATATCTATGCATCTGCTGATAGATGGGAAGATGTAAAAAAGGTTAGAGAaaagatgaaagatcttggagtCAAAAAGGTGCCTGGCTGTAGCTCAATTAAAGTCAATGGTGCAATAACTCAATCATAA
- the LOC107907247 gene encoding GDP-fucose transporter 1 — MSAIRFDSTKQYYATSSLVAGYALCSSLLAVINKFAITKFNYPGLLTALQYLTSALGVWVLGKFGFLHHDAFTWDTAKKFLPAAIVFYLAIFTNTNLLRHANVDTFIVFRSLTPLLVALADTTFRRQPCPSKLTFISLLIILGGAVGYVATDSAFTLTAYSWAFAYLVTITTEMVYIKHMVMNLGLNTWGFVLYNNFLSLMMAPIFWVLTGEYKEVFAALGANGGDWFEPVAFTAVSLSCLFGLLISFFGFAARKAISATAFTVTGVVNKFLTVVINVLIWDKHATPFGLVCLLFTLAGGVLYQQSVTGPPRESSASKQTSDIDENDADENQDKSVSGKHASV; from the coding sequence ATGTCAGCTATTCGATTTGATTCCACTAAGCAATACTATGCTACAAGTAGTTTGGTTGCGGGTTATGCACTTTGTTCAAGCTTGCTTGCTGTTATTAACAAATTTGCaatcaccaaattcaattaccCAGGATTGTTAACTGCGTTACAGTACTTAACTTCTGCTTTAGGAGTCTGGGTTTTGGGAAAGTTTGGGTTTTTACATCATGATGCTTTCACATGGGATACTGCCAAGAAGTTTTTGCCTGCTGCGATTGTCTTTTACCTAGCTATCTTCACAAACACCAATCTTTTGCGTCATGCCAATGTTGATACTTTTATAGTGTTTAGATCCTTGACACCCCTTTTGGTTGCCTTAGCTGATACAACCTTTAGGAGACAACCGTGCCCttcaaaattaacatttatttccCTGTTGATCATTCTGGGTGGTGCTGTCGGGTATGTTGCCACTGATTCAGCATTTACTTTGACTGCATATTCATGGGCGTTTGCATATTTGGTGACAATCACTACTGAAATGGTGTATATTAAGCATATGGTGATGAATCTTGGGTTGAACACCTGGGGTTTTGTGTTGTACAACAACTTCTTGTCCTTGATGATGGCACCCATATTTTGGGTTTTGACTGGAGAATACAAAGAGGTTTTTGCTGCTTTGGGAGCCAATGGTGGGGATTGGTTTGAGCCTGTGGCATTTACCGCCGTATCTTTGTCGTGCTTGTTTGGTTTGCTCATTAGTTTCTTCGGATTTGCGGCTAGGAAGGCGATTTCCGCCACAGCATTTACCGTGACTGGTGTAGTGAATAAGTTTCTTACAGTTGTGATCAATGTGTTGATTTGGGATAAGCATGCTACTCCTTTTGGATTGGTTTGTCTCCTCTTCACACTGGCAGGAGGGGTTCTTTATCAGCAGTCAGTTACTGGACCACCACGTGAGTCATCGGCATCTAAGCAGACCAGTGACATAGACGAGAATGACGCTGATGAGAATCAAGATAAGAGTGTATCTGGTAAACATGCTTCTGTATGA
- the LOC107902836 gene encoding DELLA protein SLR1-like — protein sequence MVLYDSATLGGSCSGSSSSSSSSKPPPLQQRQQTQQDIDGFLAGAGYRVRSSELRKVAQRLERLETAMVNSPADLSQLASDTIHYNPSDLASWVDSLLSELTQPPTCPSEFIMDPVSNQTVVSDAWTTAEPHMPQVHQNISYEQQSLNNQLTVVPAMEEDSGIRLVHMLMTCAECVQRGDFSLATSCLEDMQGLLTRVNTVCGIGKVAGHFIDALSRRIFQGIGGGSVNGGSAYENELLYHHFYEACPYLKFAHFTANQAILEAFDGHDCVHVVDFNLMHGLQWPALIQALALRPGGPPLLRLTGIGPPSPDGRDSLREIGLRLAELARSVNVRFAFRGVAASRLEDVKPWMLQVNPKESVAVNSIMQLHRLLGSDPNRNSPIETVLSWIRSLNPKIMTVVEQEANHNQPGFLDRFTEALHYYSTMFDSLEACTVQPNKALAEIYIQREIANVVSCEGSARVERHEPLSKWRTRLSGAGFRPLHLGSNAYKQASMLLTLFSAEGYSVEENDGCLTLGWHSRPLIAASAWQAVSDGTADFPA from the coding sequence ATGGTGCTGTACGACTCCGCCACGCTAGGGGGGAGTTGCAGCGGCAGCTCATCCTCCTCTTCCTCCTCCAAGCCGCCGCCCTTGCAGCAGCGGCAGCAGACGCAGCAAGATATTGATGGTTTTCTAGCCGGAGCTGGATACAGAGTTAGGTCATCCGAGCTGCGAAAAGTAGCTCAGCGACTTGAACGACTTGAAACCGCCATGGTTAATTCTCCCGCAGATTTGTCTCAACTTGCTTCCGATACCATCCACTATAACCCTTCCGATCTAGCTTCCTGGGTTGACTCGCTGCTGTCCGAGCTTACTCAGCCTCCTACTTGTCCCTCCGAGTTCATCATGGATCCTGTAAGCAATCAGACGGTGGTAAGCGACGCGTGGACCACTGCCGAACCTCATATGCCGCAGGTGCACCAGAATATTTCTTACGAGCAACAAAGTTTGAATAATCAGTTAACGGTTGTACCAGCAATGGAGGAAGATTCCGGTATACGGCTGGTCCATATGTTGATGACGTGTGCGGAGTGCGTTCAACGTGGAGACTTCTCATTGGCTACTTCATGTCTCGAAGACATGCAAGGGTTACTGACACGTGTTAACACCGTCTGCGGTATCGGTAAAGTTGCTGGACATTTTATAGATGCTTTGAGCCGTCGTATTTTCCAAGGAATTGGGGGCGGTTCTGTCAACGGTGGTTCTGCTTATGAGAATGAGCTTTTGTATCATCATTTTTACGAAGCGTGTCCGTACTTGAAATTCGCACACTTCACTGCTAATCAGGCGATTCTCGAAGCTTTCGACGGTCACGATTGCGTCCACGTGGTGGATTTCAATTTGATGCACGGCTTACAATGGCCAGCTTTGATACAAGCCCTTGCCTTACGTCCCGGTGGACCCCCTTTACTTCGGCTCACCGGCATTGGACCACCATCACCAGATGGCCGTGACTCGCTTCGCGAAATCGGGTTGCGACTCGCCGAGTTGGCTCGTTCCGTCAACGTTCGTTTCGCCTTCCGTGGAGTCGCGGCTTCCAGGCTTGAAGACGTTAAGCCATGGATGCTTCAAGTGAATCCAAAAGAATCGGTGGCAGTTAACTCAATCATGCAGCTTCACCGCTTACTCGGGTCTGATCCGAATCGGAATTCCCCTATCGAAACGGTTTTAAGTTGGATCCGGAGCTTAAACCCGAAAATCATGACAGTCGTTGAACAAGAAGCAAACCACAACCAGCCCGGTTTTCTAGACCGATTTACCGAAGCTCTTCATTATTATTCAACCATGTTCGATTCTTTAGAGGCTTGTACCGTTCAGCCAAACAAGGCTTTAGCCGAGATATACATCCAGAGAGAAATCGCTAACGTGGTGAGCTGTGAAGGGTCGGCTCGAGTTGAAAGACACGAACCGTTATCTAAGTGGAGGACACGGCTTAGTGGAGCCGGATTTAGGCCATTGCATTTGGGGTCCAACGCGTATAAGCAAGCTAGCATGTTGTTGACGTTGTTCTCGGCGGAAGGGTATTCAGTGGAAGAAAATGATGGGTGTTTGACTCTAGGTTGGCATAGTCGTCCCCTCATTGCTGCTTCGGCTTGGCAAGCCGTATCTGATGGGACGGCTGATTTCCCAGCATAG